The Micromonospora krabiensis genome window below encodes:
- a CDS encoding Hsp70 family protein, translating into MAWADGSASALPFDGAPYLPSAVYVAGGGQVWTGQQARQGAGEQSGTLVPSPRRPADDDLTVDGMRVDALDLAAAPLRRVAAEAERVVGEPVLDVRVVVPAGWGPRRRTWMRQVAHRAGLPQPRLVEAPVAVAEYLLATGVRWPVGSFVVVCDVGAGAEVTVLRRGPAGFEVLATLADPAAGGTAVDHALAVAITGEQDVPGGGGDWSVLQSVRAAKEALAVHPAVTVPLPGRPPVVVNSAMFEDAARPVARRVAELTGEAIAAAELTAADLAGVYCVGGSASMPQLATAIAEQTGVTPTVVSEPGLAAARGAADAGAAGAGAAGAGAAGAVTSGVVEVAVPPVRRAVTIAVPGFASLALIWQCLMTAEQHSALTVHYWVSVNWGELTMAAVFALLACLAAGTVLGALIAARSPTPGTRTEGGRVSVGILAAVSLGAAIAGLYGVVASQYLGQPVGRFLSWALWPIAPIVVMAVAMAVVAARQWRAPHGGWSALLAAPTGSVVAAALGMGLIQYSLTADRWPDLVLWIDIAGRVGGLLLGVGVAMAVVGPLMFRIILAAPLAVIAAAIVSSRAAGVLAVIYAIAVAMWWAARLWTRILRPVQPLHDGAPAVLPIGVPPGGGG; encoded by the coding sequence GCCGTTCGATGGGGCGCCGTACCTGCCGAGCGCTGTGTACGTGGCTGGCGGCGGGCAGGTGTGGACGGGGCAGCAGGCCCGGCAGGGCGCCGGTGAGCAGTCGGGCACGTTGGTTCCGAGCCCGCGGCGCCCGGCCGACGATGACCTGACGGTCGACGGCATGCGGGTGGATGCGCTGGATCTGGCGGCGGCGCCGCTGCGCAGGGTCGCGGCCGAAGCGGAGCGGGTCGTCGGTGAGCCGGTGCTGGATGTGCGGGTGGTGGTGCCGGCGGGGTGGGGGCCGCGGCGGCGTACCTGGATGCGGCAGGTCGCGCACCGGGCCGGGTTGCCGCAGCCGCGGCTGGTGGAGGCCCCGGTGGCCGTCGCGGAGTACCTGCTGGCCACCGGTGTGCGGTGGCCGGTCGGATCGTTTGTGGTGGTGTGTGACGTCGGTGCGGGCGCGGAGGTGACGGTCCTGCGGCGGGGCCCGGCCGGGTTCGAGGTCCTAGCGACCCTCGCTGACCCGGCCGCCGGTGGTACCGCCGTCGACCATGCGCTCGCCGTTGCCATTACCGGTGAGCAGGACGTGCCCGGCGGTGGGGGCGATTGGTCGGTGCTGCAGAGTGTTCGCGCCGCGAAGGAGGCCTTGGCCGTGCATCCGGCGGTGACGGTGCCGCTTCCCGGCCGGCCGCCGGTCGTCGTGAACAGCGCCATGTTCGAGGACGCCGCCCGCCCTGTCGCGCGGCGGGTCGCGGAGCTGACGGGCGAGGCGATCGCCGCCGCCGAACTCACCGCCGCCGACCTGGCGGGTGTTTACTGCGTCGGCGGCAGCGCCTCCATGCCGCAACTGGCGACGGCTATCGCCGAGCAGACGGGTGTCACACCCACGGTTGTCTCCGAGCCCGGGTTGGCCGCCGCCCGGGGTGCCGCGGACGCGGGTGCCGCGGGTGCGGGTGCCGCGGGTGCGGGTGCCGCGGGTGCGGTGACGTCCGGCGTGGTGGAGGTGGCGGTGCCGCCGGTGCGGCGCGCCGTGACGATCGCGGTACCGGGCTTCGCGTCCCTGGCTCTGATCTGGCAGTGCCTGATGACCGCGGAGCAGCACAGCGCCCTGACCGTGCACTACTGGGTGAGCGTGAACTGGGGCGAGTTGACGATGGCGGCGGTGTTCGCGTTGCTGGCGTGCCTGGCCGCGGGGACGGTCCTCGGGGCTCTGATCGCCGCACGCAGCCCTACACCGGGCACCCGGACCGAGGGTGGGAGGGTCAGCGTCGGCATTCTCGCCGCGGTGTCTCTGGGCGCGGCGATCGCCGGCCTTTACGGGGTGGTCGCCAGCCAGTATCTCGGCCAGCCGGTGGGCCGGTTCCTGAGTTGGGCGTTGTGGCCGATCGCGCCGATCGTGGTGATGGCCGTGGCGATGGCGGTGGTCGCCGCCCGGCAGTGGCGTGCCCCGCACGGCGGATGGTCGGCGCTGCTGGCCGCGCCGACCGGCTCGGTCGTCGCCGCCGCCCTCGGCATGGGCTTGATTCAGTACTCCTTGACCGCTGACCGGTGGCCTGATCTGGTGTTGTGGATCGACATCGCCGGTCGTGTCGGTGGACTACTCCTCGGCGTGGGGGTGGCCATGGCGGTGGTGGGCCCGTTGATGTTCCGTATCATCCTCGCCGCGCCGCTCGCGGTGATCGCGGCAGCGATCGTCAGTAGTCGGGCCGCCGGGGTTCTCGCCGTCATCTACGCGATCGCTGTGGCGATGTGGTGGGCGGCGCGGCTGTGGACCCGCATCCTCCGCCCCGTCCAGCCCCTACACGACGGGGCGCCAGCGGTGTTGCCAATCGGTGTGCCGCCGGGCGGAGGTGGGTGA
- a CDS encoding DUF2637 domain-containing protein, translated as MTATPLPQHTSARTPRIAEVDTRHLTRLRWAVRAVLALGVAASIAANVLHARPNLISQVIAAWPPLALLLTVELISRVPADRRGLAAARLIAAAGIAGIAAWVSYWHMVGVAARYGETDAAASYLLPISVDGLVVVASISLVEIAGRIRTPSLSPADGQQPAAMPAETQSPIAESPNQEAPVPASGPIRAAQLAQDCDVSPMPRQDAAISADEGDLPATDFPAPAPAGESGIEEVAPEPPLVVARDQEGAHLDRAGDEASAARETTQLRAMDPCRLDGNRPGAGRSRTSDSLVTPLGNSAERDRVSLLADEGNAERASVQDQGHDLDPDDGRRSAKVPPDTAGAVAYWYRQDPSLHPADIAARIGRSERTVRRYWPPVPRTANRRGTSRAAEQVGAS; from the coding sequence ATGACCGCCACCCCGCTACCCCAGCACACTTCCGCCCGTACCCCGCGAATAGCCGAGGTTGACACCCGGCACTTGACCCGTCTGCGGTGGGCCGTTCGGGCAGTGCTCGCCCTCGGCGTCGCCGCGTCCATCGCGGCGAACGTCCTGCACGCCCGGCCGAACCTGATCAGCCAGGTCATCGCCGCATGGCCGCCGCTGGCGCTGCTGCTGACCGTCGAACTCATCTCCCGAGTACCCGCGGACCGCCGCGGCTTAGCCGCCGCGCGGCTGATCGCCGCCGCTGGCATCGCTGGCATCGCCGCCTGGGTGAGCTACTGGCACATGGTCGGCGTCGCCGCCCGCTACGGCGAAACCGACGCAGCCGCCTCCTACCTACTGCCCATCTCCGTCGACGGACTGGTCGTCGTGGCCAGCATCAGCCTGGTCGAGATCGCGGGCCGGATCCGCACCCCCTCCCTCAGCCCGGCCGACGGCCAGCAACCCGCTGCCATGCCAGCGGAAACGCAGTCCCCGATTGCCGAATCCCCGAACCAGGAGGCACCCGTCCCCGCATCAGGACCGATCCGTGCAGCGCAGCTTGCCCAGGACTGCGACGTATCGCCGATGCCACGACAGGACGCTGCGATCTCTGCGGACGAGGGCGACCTTCCGGCAACGGACTTCCCCGCGCCCGCGCCGGCCGGTGAGAGCGGCATCGAAGAAGTGGCACCCGAACCCCCACTGGTCGTAGCGCGCGACCAAGAGGGCGCTCACCTCGACCGTGCCGGCGATGAAGCCTCGGCAGCCAGGGAGACAACGCAGTTGCGGGCGATGGACCCCTGTCGCCTCGACGGAAACCGACCTGGAGCTGGCAGATCCCGCACCAGCGACTCTTTGGTCACGCCGCTCGGGAACTCCGCCGAGCGGGACAGAGTGAGTCTTTTGGCCGACGAGGGGAACGCTGAACGGGCCTCTGTCCAGGACCAGGGACATGACCTGGACCCGGACGACGGCAGACGCAGCGCAAAGGTGCCGCCCGACACCGCCGGGGCAGTGGCCTACTGGTACCGCCAGGATCCGTCTCTGCACCCAGCCGACATCGCCGCCAGAATCGGCCGGTCCGAGCGCACCGTCCGCCGATACTGGCCACCCGTGCCGCGAACCGCGAACAGACGTGGCACTAGCCGTGCTGCCGAGCAGGTTGGTGCCTCGTAG
- a CDS encoding BTAD domain-containing putative transcriptional regulator yields MSTATVPVVLAGIGVWTPTLPSPAVFRQWVAQPMTSGFLLALTVAAAAALWLLLCTTILVRAYSAVARRLSGVPALHVPGPVQGITAALLGATAVTTAAGAAHAAPPSTTVGGINDDHSARPSGTPVPHPTARDAGSPDGVYTVRRGDTLSAIAHRCLGDANRWPEIFTLNRGTHFPQVGGTLRDPDLIHPGWALRLPADTSSTPASPTSPTDPPVRGTAPPPVGPTAPPSTPAPPPPAQPTTPAPHHRDDGIAPGARETTGTTTPGDQASTSRASTTPTHHDASDEPDTATPRPDRGVTLDTGSWLDAGLVTAILAAVALIWAHRRHRYTRRPVSVDPRLDDPDLAPMPAVIHQIRRRTITAGRHGEQPATNDLTDDSVEHSERPDHDSPGPTEADDEDESGTPSAVARCGPRPLVPSLAHPLAAVWPPAGLGLTGPGAEAAARGFMAAALAAGGLDAPDERTWLVMPSATTSALLGTGAVALPRTPRLTVTGGLDEALDLLEAQTLHRSRIVDAHEVDTVAEARAADPTEEPMPPVLLLADANTCHQRTRIAALLAQGQRLDIHGLLLGAWPDGDTVVVAADGTTSRADGEGSRDGGHPADIGRLTVLTLSETNDLLVTLAESHTGQPQAPARTEPARATRAAPDTQPLPGTESAPPDAPFRDEHLPASNPTPVTVAPATTPDSADSENIPAARAALSTDAHALGTSDGATTRPLEEPDTDGAAHSSEETSHGRVQVAVLGAAAIIDTPPGPTLRKKSLELLVYLAVHDGSATAEAILDDLLPDAPANKAPGRLYTYVSDLRTIMRRTAGDGTYLTHPHQRYVLNRDAIDVDLWRMRAAIRDANQATDPAERLAALRRAVDTYQGHLADGADYEWIEPYREAVRQQALDAYLALVDALADNPAEQLTVLDAAIGHNPYAEELYQQAMRARAALGHLDAIRSLRRALTRALGEIDAEPSDDTITLADHLVAQIQRPAHRPDLRPAPLPADGAAA; encoded by the coding sequence TTGAGTACGGCGACCGTGCCCGTCGTCCTTGCTGGCATCGGCGTATGGACGCCGACGCTGCCGTCACCGGCCGTCTTCCGGCAGTGGGTCGCCCAACCGATGACCAGCGGCTTCCTCCTGGCCCTTACCGTCGCCGCGGCGGCGGCCCTGTGGCTGCTGCTATGCACCACCATTCTCGTGCGCGCCTACAGCGCGGTGGCCCGTCGTCTCAGCGGCGTGCCGGCGCTGCACGTCCCTGGTCCCGTGCAGGGCATCACCGCCGCGCTGCTGGGCGCCACCGCCGTCACCACCGCGGCAGGCGCCGCGCACGCCGCCCCGCCCAGCACCACCGTCGGCGGCATCAACGACGACCATTCGGCGCGGCCGAGCGGCACACCTGTCCCGCATCCGACCGCCCGAGACGCCGGGTCGCCGGACGGCGTCTATACCGTGCGTCGCGGCGACACCCTGTCGGCCATCGCCCACCGGTGCCTCGGCGACGCCAACCGCTGGCCGGAGATCTTCACCCTTAACCGCGGCACCCACTTCCCGCAGGTCGGCGGCACCCTGCGCGACCCGGACCTCATCCACCCCGGCTGGGCCTTGCGACTACCCGCCGACACCAGCAGCACGCCCGCATCGCCGACGTCACCTACCGATCCGCCGGTCAGGGGCACCGCGCCACCACCAGTCGGTCCCACCGCGCCACCGTCGACGCCCGCCCCACCACCGCCTGCCCAGCCGACGACACCGGCGCCACACCACCGAGACGACGGCATCGCACCAGGCGCACGCGAGACCACAGGCACCACCACGCCCGGCGACCAGGCATCCACCTCACGCGCCTCGACCACGCCCACCCACCACGACGCGAGCGACGAGCCGGACACGGCAACGCCGCGACCTGACCGCGGGGTCACACTCGACACCGGCAGCTGGCTCGACGCAGGGCTCGTCACCGCTATCCTCGCCGCCGTCGCCCTCATCTGGGCACACCGCCGACACCGCTACACGCGCCGCCCTGTCTCGGTCGACCCGCGCCTCGACGACCCCGACCTGGCGCCCATGCCGGCCGTGATCCACCAGATCCGCCGCCGCACCATCACCGCCGGTCGCCACGGCGAGCAGCCCGCGACCAACGACCTTACCGACGACAGCGTGGAGCACTCCGAACGGCCTGACCACGACAGCCCTGGCCCGACCGAAGCCGACGACGAGGACGAGTCCGGCACACCCTCAGCCGTCGCGAGATGCGGGCCCCGCCCGCTGGTGCCGTCGTTGGCGCACCCGCTCGCCGCCGTCTGGCCGCCCGCCGGCTTGGGACTCACCGGTCCCGGCGCGGAGGCCGCAGCCCGCGGGTTCATGGCCGCCGCCCTAGCCGCCGGGGGCCTCGACGCACCGGACGAGCGCACATGGCTGGTCATGCCGTCAGCGACCACGTCGGCGCTACTGGGCACCGGTGCCGTCGCGCTGCCCCGCACGCCGCGGCTGACCGTCACCGGTGGCCTGGACGAGGCACTCGACCTGCTCGAGGCGCAGACCCTGCACCGCAGCCGCATCGTCGACGCCCACGAGGTTGACACCGTCGCCGAGGCCCGCGCGGCGGACCCGACCGAGGAGCCGATGCCGCCGGTCCTGCTGCTGGCCGACGCTAACACCTGCCACCAGCGCACCCGCATCGCCGCGCTCCTCGCCCAAGGCCAGCGCCTGGACATCCACGGTCTGCTGCTGGGCGCATGGCCCGACGGCGACACCGTCGTCGTCGCCGCGGACGGCACCACCAGCCGCGCCGACGGTGAGGGCTCCCGCGACGGCGGTCACCCGGCCGACATCGGCCGGCTGACCGTCCTCACCCTCTCCGAGACCAACGACCTGCTCGTCACCCTCGCCGAGTCCCACACCGGCCAGCCGCAGGCACCCGCCCGAACCGAACCCGCCCGAGCCACGAGAGCCGCACCAGACACGCAACCCCTTCCCGGCACCGAGTCAGCGCCACCCGACGCCCCCTTCCGCGACGAACACCTGCCGGCATCCAACCCGACACCTGTGACCGTCGCCCCGGCAACAACACCGGACAGCGCCGACAGTGAGAACATCCCGGCCGCCCGGGCAGCCTTGTCCACCGACGCCCATGCCCTCGGTACGAGCGACGGTGCGACCACGCGGCCTCTTGAGGAACCGGACACCGACGGCGCGGCCCATAGCAGCGAGGAGACCAGCCACGGTCGGGTCCAGGTCGCCGTGCTCGGTGCCGCCGCCATCATTGATACGCCGCCCGGGCCGACACTACGCAAGAAATCCCTCGAACTGCTCGTCTACCTGGCCGTCCACGACGGGTCCGCCACCGCCGAGGCGATCCTCGACGACCTGCTTCCCGACGCCCCCGCCAACAAAGCACCCGGCCGGCTCTACACCTACGTGTCGGACCTTCGCACCATCATGCGCCGCACCGCGGGAGACGGCACCTACCTCACCCACCCCCACCAGCGGTACGTCCTCAACCGCGACGCCATCGACGTGGACCTGTGGCGCATGCGCGCCGCGATCCGCGACGCCAACCAGGCCACCGACCCGGCCGAACGCCTCGCCGCGCTGCGCCGCGCGGTCGACACCTACCAAGGGCACCTGGCCGACGGCGCCGACTACGAATGGATCGAGCCCTACCGCGAAGCGGTCCGGCAGCAGGCACTCGACGCCTACCTCGCCCTTGTCGACGCCCTCGCCGACAACCCCGCCGAGCAGCTCACCGTCCTCGACGCCGCGATCGGCCACAACCCGTACGCCGAAGAGCTGTACCAGCAGGCAATGCGCGCCCGGGCAGCCCTCGGGCACCTCGACGCGATCCGCAGCCTGCGCCGCGCCCTTACCCGCGCCCTCGGCGAAATCGACGCCGAACCCAGCGACGACACCATCACCCTGGCCGACCACTTGGTCGCTCAGATCCAGCGCCCCGCCCACCGACCCGACCTGCGGCCGGCACCCCTGCCCGCCGACGGAGCCGCCGCATGA